A stretch of DNA from Planctomycetaceae bacterium:
GAATAAACGTACCCGCGAGTTAATTCGTTCCCTGATTGTAAAGTGTTTGCAGCAATCTCGTCATGTTATTTGCTCGCGCACTGACTGCCGCTTGCGGCTTAGCAATTTTTCGCCGTACCCATCGTCCTCAGCCTCTCTGAGCCTCTGTGGCAATCCTTTTTCCCGAAGCATGCGGATAGACAAGACCCCGCTTGCTGGATTACGATGCGACGAATATGAAACAGAAGAAAGCATTCAGCGACTTTGCTGGGACCGGCAAACTGGTCCGCTTTACACGGCGCTTTGCGCCCGAGCACTTGCTCAACGGGTACGTTCTGCGCACCGGCAGGGAGCTGATCCTGGTGCATATGTTCGATGACTTTAAGGGCGACGGGTACTCGATCGTCCGCCAGGAAGACATTGAAGACTTTCGCCAGAGCCAGTTCGAGGACTGGTTCGATCACATGCTGCGCAGCGAAGGCCTGCTCGGCGGCCTCAAGATCAAGGCCGAGATCGACCTGACCGACATGCACAGCGCCATCCAGAGCGTCTCACGCAGCTTCGAGCAGATGATCATCGAATGCGAAAGCGAGGAGGGAGACGCCAACGCGTTTTACATCGGCAAGGCCGTCTCGATCGCCAAGACCTGCATCCAATTCAGCCACTACGACGCCCTGGGCTTCTGGAGCCAGCGCCCTGAAACGATCCAGATCCCGGATATCACCGTCGTGCAGTTCGACACGCCCTACATCCGGACCTTCTCCAAGTACCTTCGCCCCGGCCAAGCACCAAAGTCGCCGCAGTAGAACGGGGATGATAGAGCCGCTGAGGTCGCTGGGGTCGCTGAGGAAGAAGGAGATGGGGAACACAGAAGGATGGATGAATGGATGAGTGGATGAGTGGATGGATGGGGGAACCCGATCATCCAGCCATCCAACCATCCAATCATCCGCTCGTCCATCCATCCAACGTCTTCTTTCCTCAGCGACCTCAGCGACCTCAGCGGCTACATTCATAACCCAACCGAAGATTGGACAAGCGCCGCCGCGCGGATTAATATCCGGCCATGCCTTCCATTGAACATCTGGCGCTCAACGTTCCGGACTCTGCCGCCATGGCCGATTGGTACGTGCGGCATCTGGAGATGCGAATCCTGCGATCCGGCGGGCCGCCGCATCATGGACGCTTCCTGGCTGATGAAGCGGGGCGGTGCGTGCTGGAACTCTACAGCCGCCCCGACGACGGTATCCCCGACTACGCCGCCCTGCACCCGATGACCCTGCACGTGGCCTTCAACTGCCTTGACGTGGCGGCCGCCTTCAAGGCGCTGACCGCCGCCGGTGCGGTCGTCGTGGACGCACCCACCACCGACGCCGACGGCAACACCTTCGCCATGCTCCGCGACCCGTGGGGCGTGGCCGTCCAACTTGTCCGCCGCGCGAAGAGCCTGCTGCCCGAACTGCCGGTCTGGAAGCACACCACCTCGTTTCGGTACGACAAGTTCCACACGAAGGAGTGGTACGCCACGTGGTTCGAAAGACTGGCAGCGGATTACGGGCTTGCGCTCGTTGACGATAGTGCCCAGACGCGGAACATCTTCACGCCCGAAGACCTGGAAACGGCTTTGCCGGAACTCGGCTCGCCGCAGAGCATCGAGGAGTTGCATCGGCTGGGCCTGGCGCCGCTGGAGCAGAAGAAGATCGATCAACTCTGCAGGCCCATCACGTTTCGTACGCGGGTCTATCACAGCAAGGGCGGCGTGGTAACGCTCGAAGTGCGAGCGGCTCAGGGAAACGAGTTTCCCGCCATCGGGATCGAGCTATGGTGGGAAGAAGAGCTGCGCCTGTTCGGCGGGTTCATCGACCTGAAGGTCCGAGGCGATAGGAAGGTCTTCGATCAAATCAAAACCTTCCTGTCGATACGAGCTTAGTCGCATTGAGCGATGATGCGGGACCCGTTAGCGGCGGAGCTTGCTCCGCGCGTTGCGCGCACAACACGTCGAGCAAGCTCGACCGCTAACGGGAGTTCGACTTCGCCGCCTCCCGTTCTCACCTCGTCCTGCTCTGTGCCTCTGTGGTCAATCCTTTCGCGTCAATTTGGACGAATTTAATCTTTGTTCCCACGTATGTTCTTGCATTAAAGAGATTAAGCGGTAAAATTGGTCGCTGTTCACAATCATCTGCGGAGGCGCACGTGCCGGACACTGCTTTTCACAGCGATAAACCACTCGATGACTGGCTTTTTGATCTGTACGACCGCATGCTCGGCGAGGTCAAGTTGCCAGCCGTTCTGGAGGATGTCGCCCGCGCCGTCTGCGAAGACCGCAAGGCCCAGCGCGCGGCGATCTATCTTGTCGACCACGCCACGGCCGAACTCAAGTCGGTCGTCACCATCGGCAACGTCGCCCAGATTATTCACGTGCCGATCGACGATCAGTCGCTGGCGGGCTATTGCGCCACGCACCAGAAGGCGTTCCACGTGCCTGATGCGTATGGCGATCTGTCGGGTATTGCCCCCGGGCTGCATTTTGACGACGCCTGGGACCGGCTCAACAACTTCCGCACGCGCGATGTCCTGTGCGCCCCGGCCATCTTCAAGAACACGCTGGTGGGCGTGGTGCAGTTGATCAACGGCCAGGAGGGGCACTTCACCCCCGACGACCTGGCGCCGCTGAAGAACGTCGCGCGGATCATCGGCTACGCCCTCTACCACGCCAGACTCTACGACGACCTGGCCACGATGAGGCGCCTCGAGCACGAGAAGGCCGCCTTCATGCGGTTGATGGTGCACGAGCTCAAGAGCCCGGTGGCGGCTGTCAAAATGATGGCCGAGTTGCTGTCTCGCAAGGCCGGCGGCGACGCCCACACCGTCGAGATGGCCGCTCGCATCGCCCGCCGCGGCGACCACATGATCCAGCTCATCCAGGACCTGACGGAA
This window harbors:
- a CDS encoding VOC family protein, which codes for MPSIEHLALNVPDSAAMADWYVRHLEMRILRSGGPPHHGRFLADEAGRCVLELYSRPDDGIPDYAALHPMTLHVAFNCLDVAAAFKALTAAGAVVVDAPTTDADGNTFAMLRDPWGVAVQLVRRAKSLLPELPVWKHTTSFRYDKFHTKEWYATWFERLAADYGLALVDDSAQTRNIFTPEDLETALPELGSPQSIEELHRLGLAPLEQKKIDQLCRPITFRTRVYHSKGGVVTLEVRAAQGNEFPAIGIELWWEEELRLFGGFIDLKVRGDRKVFDQIKTFLSIRA
- a CDS encoding GAF domain-containing sensor histidine kinase encodes the protein MPDTAFHSDKPLDDWLFDLYDRMLGEVKLPAVLEDVARAVCEDRKAQRAAIYLVDHATAELKSVVTIGNVAQIIHVPIDDQSLAGYCATHQKAFHVPDAYGDLSGIAPGLHFDDAWDRLNNFRTRDVLCAPAIFKNTLVGVVQLINGQEGHFTPDDLAPLKNVARIIGYALYHARLYDDLATMRRLEHEKAAFMRLMVHELKSPVAAVKMMAELLSRKAGGDAHTVEMAARIARRGDHMIQLIQDLTELAYVKSATTAGKVEVLDLVEQTQTVAEHYREQARAKSLAFETHLPPQRLAVRIDTKACELIVSNLISNAVKYTSAGSIQVRLRREDSWAVLSVADTGMGVSEQEIPKLFQEFYRAANARASGIAGTGVGLAGAKALAERFGGGIELQTALGTGSTFTVRLPLQNAPSPAAGTFISEAPPVPAQ